One Thermofilum pendens Hrk 5 DNA segment encodes these proteins:
- a CDS encoding carbohydrate kinase family protein, whose amino-acid sequence MGKPRFAVSGNANLDVYLVVERIPGPDEAVEAVETRSYVGGAATNVAVALARLGVYARFLGFVGGDDEGARVLKELGGNGVDTGYVQMSSLPTGRVIVLLDRQGRRAMVALRGANTELKPGCFNAESVLGGVDHLHLSSTHPGYTAWLLQEAKRLGLSTSWDPGMAVVSRSPQEVLKAARSADVLFLNEREYEALRGGLAELGETLVVVKRGEEGSEAPRLGVKVKAFRVSPVDTTGAGDTFDASFLVAWKLGLSVEDCLLLGNAAGALKVTRMGAHSSPTLRELYDFLSSRVESGEALPRLAGLFRDLA is encoded by the coding sequence ATGGGTAAACCCAGGTTCGCCGTTTCGGGGAATGCCAACCTCGACGTGTACCTTGTAGTGGAACGCATACCGGGGCCGGACGAGGCTGTTGAAGCTGTTGAGACGAGGTCCTACGTTGGGGGCGCGGCTACTAACGTCGCGGTAGCGCTTGCAAGGCTCGGTGTCTACGCGCGTTTTCTGGGCTTTGTCGGCGGGGATGACGAGGGTGCAAGGGTTCTTAAGGAGCTCGGAGGCAACGGTGTCGACACCGGTTACGTGCAGATGTCTAGCCTGCCTACTGGGCGCGTAATTGTACTGCTCGACAGGCAGGGGAGGAGGGCTATGGTAGCCCTCAGGGGTGCGAACACCGAGCTGAAGCCGGGTTGCTTCAACGCCGAAAGCGTTCTCGGAGGGGTAGACCACCTTCACCTGAGTAGCACGCACCCCGGCTACACCGCGTGGCTACTCCAGGAGGCTAAGAGGCTCGGGCTCTCCACCAGCTGGGATCCCGGGATGGCGGTCGTGTCCCGGTCGCCGCAAGAAGTGCTCAAAGCCGCTAGAAGCGCCGACGTACTCTTCCTGAACGAGCGCGAGTACGAAGCCCTTAGGGGCGGCCTCGCCGAGCTCGGGGAGACTCTCGTGGTGGTGAAGAGGGGAGAAGAGGGGTCCGAGGCTCCCCGGCTCGGAGTCAAGGTGAAAGCCTTCAGGGTTTCACCCGTGGACACTACGGGTGCCGGCGACACCTTCGACGCCTCCTTCCTAGTAGCGTGGAAGCTGGGCCTCAGCGTTGAAGACTGCTTGCTCCTGGGCAACGCGGCAGGGGCTCTCAAAGTCACGCGCATGGGCGCGCACTCCTCTCCCACTCTGAGAGAGCTCTACGACTTCCTTTCGTCGAGGGTAGAGTCTGGGGAAGCACTACCTAGGCTAGCGGGGCTCTTCCGGGACCTCGCCTAG
- a CDS encoding ATP-dependent DNA ligase — translation MGAAGDLPYSVLADFYERIESTSSRLAMTDYLVALFKKTPPEVIDKVVYLTQGQLRPDYEGVELGVAEKLALRALAKASGRHLKDVEDLYKKTGDIGAVAEKLLTAPGGGLLEFFGTPVQKKELTVSQVYSALMKIAQASGEGAQETKVNTLVALLQDAKPKEARYILRTVLGRLRLGIADMTILDALAAAFAGSKAARDVIERAYTKHPDLGYIAKLLATKGLDAVASLKIEVGIPVLPMLAERLSDPAEILEKLGGKCLAEYKYDGERVQAHKSGDKVLLFSRRLENITHHYPDVVEYVKRLKVREAIVEGEIVAYNPDTGEMLPFQELMHRRRKYDVEKAMKEYPVRVYLFDVIYMDGEELIEKPLDQRRLILEKIVPEGDEDILLSTAKVVGDAKDLLHFFEQAISEGCEGVMCKSIGPGSIYQMGARGWLWIKFKRDYRMEMTDTVDLVVVGGFHGRGKRAGTYGALLMAAYDPETDTFKTVCKVGTGFTDEDLAKLPELLDPYKIPHRHPRVFSKIEADVWFVPAVVLEIIGAEITLSPLHTCALNKLEEGAGLAIRFPRFTGRYRFDKKPEQATTESELIEMYKSQKKTALQQS, via the coding sequence ATGGGCGCGGCGGGAGACCTTCCCTACTCGGTCTTAGCGGATTTCTACGAGAGGATAGAGTCCACGTCTAGCCGCCTGGCGATGACAGACTACCTGGTGGCGCTCTTCAAGAAGACCCCGCCCGAGGTAATAGACAAGGTTGTATATCTGACTCAGGGCCAGCTGAGGCCCGACTACGAGGGCGTCGAGCTGGGGGTCGCTGAGAAGCTCGCCCTGAGGGCTCTCGCTAAGGCTTCGGGCAGGCACCTGAAGGACGTGGAGGATCTATACAAGAAGACGGGCGACATAGGAGCGGTGGCCGAGAAGCTTCTCACCGCCCCGGGCGGCGGGCTTCTGGAGTTCTTCGGGACCCCTGTCCAGAAGAAGGAGCTGACGGTCTCTCAGGTGTACAGCGCGCTCATGAAGATAGCCCAGGCGTCCGGTGAGGGCGCCCAGGAGACCAAGGTCAACACGCTCGTAGCCTTGCTTCAGGACGCTAAGCCGAAGGAAGCCCGCTACATCCTGAGGACTGTGCTTGGGAGGCTCCGCCTCGGCATAGCCGACATGACGATACTCGACGCGCTCGCAGCGGCTTTCGCGGGCTCTAAGGCTGCGAGGGACGTAATCGAGAGGGCTTACACGAAGCACCCGGACCTCGGCTACATCGCGAAGTTGCTGGCCACGAAGGGCCTCGACGCCGTGGCGTCGCTGAAGATAGAGGTGGGGATCCCGGTTCTCCCAATGCTGGCCGAGAGGCTGAGCGACCCCGCGGAGATACTCGAGAAGCTGGGCGGGAAGTGCCTCGCGGAGTACAAGTACGACGGGGAGAGGGTTCAGGCTCACAAGAGCGGGGACAAGGTCCTGCTGTTCAGCAGGAGGCTGGAGAACATCACCCACCACTACCCGGACGTCGTGGAGTACGTGAAGAGGCTGAAGGTGCGCGAGGCGATAGTGGAGGGGGAGATAGTCGCCTACAACCCGGACACCGGAGAGATGCTCCCATTCCAGGAGCTCATGCACAGGAGGCGTAAGTACGACGTGGAGAAAGCGATGAAGGAGTACCCGGTGAGGGTCTACCTCTTCGACGTGATATACATGGACGGCGAGGAGCTGATCGAGAAGCCGCTGGACCAGAGGAGGCTCATCCTCGAGAAGATAGTCCCGGAGGGCGACGAGGACATCCTGCTGAGCACGGCGAAGGTCGTCGGCGACGCGAAGGACCTGCTACACTTCTTCGAGCAGGCGATAAGCGAGGGCTGCGAGGGGGTTATGTGCAAGTCGATAGGCCCCGGCAGCATATACCAGATGGGCGCCAGGGGCTGGCTGTGGATAAAGTTCAAGAGGGACTACAGGATGGAGATGACCGACACCGTCGACCTCGTCGTGGTGGGCGGCTTCCACGGCAGGGGCAAGCGTGCGGGCACATACGGCGCGCTCCTCATGGCCGCCTATGACCCGGAGACGGATACCTTCAAGACCGTCTGCAAGGTAGGCACCGGCTTCACGGACGAGGATCTCGCGAAGCTCCCGGAGCTCCTCGACCCCTACAAGATACCGCACAGGCACCCCAGGGTTTTCTCCAAGATAGAGGCGGACGTCTGGTTCGTGCCGGCGGTCGTGCTCGAAATCATAGGCGCCGAGATCACGCTCAGCCCGCTCCACACGTGTGCTCTCAACAAGCTGGAGGAGGGCGCGGGGCTGGCTATACGCTTCCCGAGGTTCACTGGGAGGTATAGGTTCGACAAGAAGCCGGAGCAGGCAACCACTGAGAGCGAGCTCATCGAGATGTACAAGTCTCAGAAGAAGACCGCCCTGCAGCAGTCCTAA